A window from Borrelia sp. P9F1 encodes these proteins:
- the rpmG gene encoding 50S ribosomal protein L33 has translation MGKKKGKGAVDLVALVCEETGIRNYTTTKNRRNKQEKLELMKYCPALRKHTLHKEGKIK, from the coding sequence ATGGGTAAAAAGAAGGGGAAAGGTGCCGTTGATCTTGTGGCTTTGGTATGTGAAGAAACGGGTATTAGAAATTATACAACCACTAAAAATAGACGTAATAAACAAGAGAAGTTGGAGTTGATGAAATATTGTCCGGCGCTCAGGAAACATACTCTTCATAAAGAGGGGAAAATAAAGTAG
- the rplA gene encoding 50S ribosomal protein L1, whose product MAKVGKKYIRALSRIDGLKSYSIDDAISLVKEIKFAKFDETIDISINLNLKKNHSVRDTVILPNQFMREKRILVFAKGDKAEEARESGAAYVGDDDLLNKIKGGFDEFDVVVATPDMMKDVGKLGPILGKRGLMPNPRTQTVTNDVRGAIASLKKGRAEYRANKNGVINFSIGKSSMDSKKIRENCDEFIRELLKKRPSDLKGTFVNSVYISSTMGPSMKIDFV is encoded by the coding sequence ATGGCTAAAGTAGGTAAAAAATATATTCGAGCTTTGTCTAGAATAGATGGACTTAAGTCTTACAGCATAGATGATGCGATATCTTTGGTGAAGGAAATTAAGTTTGCTAAGTTCGATGAAACTATTGATATTTCTATTAATCTTAATTTGAAAAAGAACCATTCAGTTAGGGATACGGTGATTTTGCCAAATCAGTTTATGAGAGAGAAGAGAATACTTGTGTTTGCGAAGGGAGATAAAGCTGAAGAAGCTAGGGAATCTGGTGCTGCTTATGTGGGGGATGATGATCTTCTTAATAAGATTAAGGGTGGCTTCGATGAATTTGATGTTGTTGTGGCAACTCCTGATATGATGAAGGATGTGGGTAAGCTGGGGCCTATTTTGGGCAAAAGGGGTTTGATGCCAAATCCTAGGACGCAAACGGTTACAAATGATGTACGGGGTGCAATTGCTAGCCTTAAGAAGGGGCGTGCGGAGTATAGGGCAAATAAAAATGGTGTGATAAATTTTTCTATTGGTAAATCTTCTATGGATAGTAAGAAGATAAGAGAGAACTGTGATGAGTTTATTAGGGAATTACTTAAGAAGCGACCTAGTGATTTAAAGGGTACTTTTGTGAATAGTGTTTATATTTCATCTACTATGGGGCCTTCTATGAAGATTGATTTTGTTTAG
- the rplJ gene encoding 50S ribosomal protein L10: protein MNAKINSRKIKMFDLFRSFLDGKDNIFFLDYRGLTVAELTKLRNRVEDEKGALKVVKNNIMKRVLKENEINGLDSYLLGPTAVVTAVGEANVVVKIFYEFVRGGSSLKVKGGIVSGEVYDEVRLNEYGKLPTKKEAISLFVGVLKAPISKLVRTLKALSDVKV, encoded by the coding sequence ATGAATGCAAAAATAAATTCTAGAAAGATAAAAATGTTCGATTTATTTAGAAGTTTTCTGGATGGTAAGGATAATATTTTTTTTCTAGATTACAGGGGTCTAACAGTAGCGGAGCTTACTAAGCTTAGGAATAGAGTGGAGGATGAGAAGGGTGCTTTAAAAGTTGTGAAAAATAATATAATGAAGCGGGTATTGAAGGAAAATGAGATAAATGGGTTAGATTCTTATCTTTTAGGCCCAACAGCTGTTGTGACTGCTGTTGGTGAGGCTAATGTGGTTGTAAAAATTTTTTACGAATTTGTTAGGGGGGGGAGCTCTTTAAAGGTTAAGGGGGGGATTGTTTCGGGTGAGGTTTATGATGAAGTTAGGCTTAATGAGTATGGTAAACTTCCCACTAAGAAGGAAGCTATTTCTTTGTTTGTAGGTGTACTTAAGGCCCCTATTTCAAAGCTTGTAAGAACATTGAAGGCTTTGTCTGATGTTAAAGTTTAA
- the nusG gene encoding transcription termination/antitermination protein NusG, translated as MSRAWYVLQTFSQYEKKIEQAIKLLVSEGALGGEVLDVRAPIEKIEEFKNGKKRVRERKIWPGYILVELDLPEVGWKDTVANLIKIPGVVSFVGTGKEQKPLPISDEEVKSVFMLTGEIKADKSIFVLYDFEEGERVRIKGGPFDSFEGAIGSIDYEKKKLKVAVQIFGRSTPVEVDFQHIEKI; from the coding sequence ATGTCTAGGGCTTGGTATGTATTGCAGACTTTTTCTCAGTATGAAAAGAAGATAGAACAGGCGATAAAGCTTTTAGTAAGCGAAGGTGCTTTGGGCGGTGAAGTTTTGGATGTTAGGGCCCCTATAGAGAAAATAGAAGAATTCAAAAATGGAAAGAAGAGAGTTAGGGAGAGGAAGATTTGGCCGGGGTATATTTTGGTTGAATTAGATCTTCCTGAAGTGGGTTGGAAGGATACTGTGGCTAATCTTATCAAGATACCGGGCGTTGTGAGCTTTGTGGGTACTGGTAAGGAGCAAAAGCCTCTTCCTATTAGTGATGAGGAGGTTAAGAGCGTGTTTATGCTTACCGGAGAGATTAAAGCTGATAAATCTATTTTTGTACTTTATGATTTTGAAGAAGGTGAGAGGGTTAGAATTAAGGGGGGGCCTTTTGATTCTTTTGAAGGTGCTATTGGGTCTATCGATTATGAGAAAAAGAAGTTAAAGGTTGCGGTTCAAATTTTTGGAAGGTCGACTCCTGTTGAGGTCGATTTTCAGCACATAGAGAAAATTTAA
- the secE gene encoding preprotein translocase subunit SecE produces the protein MFKFIKGSILELKKVTWPRYVEVVGSGKQIFWLVFFISMFLGVVDYVMYLAISYVF, from the coding sequence GTGTTTAAATTTATTAAGGGAAGTATATTAGAGCTTAAGAAGGTGACGTGGCCTAGATACGTTGAGGTAGTAGGAAGTGGGAAGCAGATCTTTTGGCTGGTTTTTTTTATTTCAATGTTTTTAGGTGTAGTGGATTATGTTATGTATCTTGCTATATCTTATGTGTTTTAA
- the rpoB gene encoding DNA-directed RNA polymerase subunit beta: MIKRVHLGQGKAEEILDLPNLIEIQLNSYEKFLQLGRLKKGEPLLNEGLESVFRNVFPIKSSNGEVALEYERYYIEDDSISFTEKECKRKGQSYEAVLKIRLNLQFLTTGEIRQKDVYMGTIPLMTNRGTFVVNGAERVIVSQIHRSPGVVFYKEKDLYFARIIPYRGSWLEFEIDSKKDYLYVKIDRKKRILVTLFLRALGLDTREKIIDTFYHIRKIEVNENTKREIAGQYLAVSINIKENMIYRAGDKITLQDIEDFLQNGIREIKLIDFDGYDSVPGRHFISSAIILNCFEREDAYFSLRDGLKELSKESVMLAVYNVLLPGEPISVDSAENDLKTVFFSEKRYDLGHVGRYKLSKKFGLDDLTTSVLTMTDIVNTVSHLLRIYDGHDTLDDIDHLGNRRVRSVGELLTNIYKGAMARVEKIAKDRMSNKEVFNLKPQELISVKPIVSAVKEFFATSQLSQFMDQVNPLAELTHKRRLNALGPGGLSRDRAGFEVRDVHYTHYGRMCPIETPEGPNIGLIVSLATYSRVNDYGFLETPYRKVVNGKVTREIEYLSAIDEEKKSIAQANANVDADGNYVGDLISVRVSGDYTTMVPKDIDYMDVSPRQLISVSSALIPFLEHNDANRALMGSNMQRQAVPLLFPQPPIVGTGMERVVARYSGVVIRARRSGTVVVATNRKIVIKAKEGADGTDLDEYYLSKYERTNQDTSFNQSVLVKEGQEVSEGEIIADGPATRYGELALGNNLLVGFIPWNGFNYEDAILISERIVKEDLYTSVHIKEFSIEVRETKLGPEKITADIPNVGAKILSKLDENGIVVIGTYVKPGDILVGKVTPKSEGDITPEFKLLTSIFGEKAKDVKNNSLKVPHGTEGTVIDVHRITKDDVGNLPPGVDEILKVYIAKKRKLKEGDKMAGRHGNKGVVAKILPVEDMPYLSDGTPLDICLNPLGVPSRMNIGQLMESQLGLAGKYLGEYYDIPVFESATNEQIQENLKRAGFNETSKEVLYDGYTGEPFENEVMVGAIYMLKLHHLVDDKMHARSTGPYSLVSQQPLGGKAQFGGQRLGEMEVWALEAYGAAHTLQELLTVKSDDMSGRVKIYENIVKGIPTNVSGIPESFNVLMQELRGLGFDLSIYDDKGDQVPLTEKEEELINKT; the protein is encoded by the coding sequence ATGATAAAAAGAGTTCATCTGGGACAAGGCAAGGCAGAAGAAATTTTGGACTTGCCTAATCTAATAGAAATACAATTGAATTCTTATGAAAAATTTTTGCAACTTGGGAGATTAAAAAAAGGGGAGCCCTTGCTTAATGAAGGGCTTGAATCTGTTTTTAGAAACGTTTTTCCTATAAAAAGTAGCAATGGCGAAGTAGCTCTTGAGTATGAAAGATATTACATTGAAGATGATTCTATTAGTTTTACTGAGAAAGAGTGTAAAAGGAAGGGACAGAGTTATGAGGCTGTCCTGAAGATAAGGCTAAATTTGCAGTTCTTAACAACAGGAGAAATAAGACAGAAAGATGTTTATATGGGTACTATTCCTTTAATGACTAATAGGGGGACTTTTGTTGTAAATGGTGCTGAGCGTGTAATTGTATCTCAGATTCATAGGTCTCCGGGAGTTGTTTTTTATAAGGAAAAGGACTTGTATTTTGCTCGCATTATTCCTTATCGGGGTTCTTGGTTGGAGTTTGAGATCGATTCGAAAAAAGACTATCTTTACGTTAAGATAGACAGGAAAAAGAGGATACTTGTTACTCTTTTCTTAAGGGCGTTGGGGCTTGATACTCGAGAAAAAATAATCGATACTTTTTATCACATTAGAAAAATTGAGGTAAATGAAAATACTAAGAGAGAGATTGCAGGGCAATATTTAGCCGTAAGCATTAACATAAAAGAAAATATGATTTATCGGGCAGGGGATAAGATAACTTTGCAGGATATTGAGGATTTTTTACAAAATGGAATAAGGGAGATAAAGCTTATTGATTTTGATGGCTATGATAGTGTTCCTGGAAGACATTTCATTAGTTCTGCTATTATTTTGAATTGTTTTGAGAGAGAAGATGCTTACTTTTCTTTAAGGGATGGCCTTAAGGAGCTTTCAAAAGAATCGGTGATGCTTGCTGTTTATAATGTACTTCTGCCTGGAGAGCCAATATCGGTTGATAGTGCTGAGAATGATTTAAAGACAGTATTCTTTTCGGAGAAGAGGTATGACCTTGGTCATGTGGGGAGGTATAAGCTTTCTAAAAAATTTGGACTTGATGATTTGACAACTTCGGTTCTTACTATGACAGATATTGTAAACACTGTATCTCATCTTTTAAGAATATATGATGGGCATGATACTCTTGATGACATTGATCATCTTGGTAATAGAAGGGTTCGTTCCGTTGGAGAGCTGCTTACAAATATATATAAGGGAGCAATGGCTAGGGTCGAGAAAATTGCAAAGGATAGAATGTCTAACAAAGAGGTGTTTAATCTTAAGCCTCAGGAATTAATAAGCGTCAAGCCTATTGTTTCTGCTGTTAAAGAGTTTTTTGCAACTAGTCAGCTTTCGCAATTTATGGATCAGGTTAACCCTTTGGCTGAATTGACGCATAAGAGGCGTCTTAATGCTTTAGGGCCGGGAGGACTTTCAAGAGATCGTGCGGGCTTTGAAGTTAGGGATGTGCATTATACGCATTACGGAAGGATGTGTCCAATTGAGACACCTGAGGGACCTAATATTGGTCTTATTGTTTCTCTGGCTACTTATTCTAGGGTAAATGATTATGGATTCTTGGAAACTCCTTATAGAAAAGTAGTAAATGGTAAGGTTACTCGTGAGATAGAGTATCTATCTGCGATTGATGAGGAGAAGAAAAGTATTGCACAGGCAAATGCCAATGTTGATGCTGATGGTAACTATGTTGGGGATTTAATTTCTGTTAGGGTTTCTGGTGATTATACTACAATGGTGCCTAAGGATATAGATTATATGGATGTTTCCCCTAGGCAGTTAATTTCTGTTTCTTCTGCGTTAATACCTTTTCTTGAGCACAATGATGCTAACCGTGCCCTTATGGGTTCCAATATGCAACGGCAGGCGGTTCCTTTGTTATTTCCGCAGCCTCCTATTGTTGGTACTGGTATGGAGAGAGTGGTTGCTAGGTATTCTGGTGTTGTTATTAGGGCAAGGAGATCTGGTACGGTTGTGGTGGCAACAAATAGGAAAATAGTTATAAAGGCTAAAGAAGGTGCCGATGGTACTGATTTAGATGAATATTATCTTTCTAAATATGAGAGGACAAACCAGGACACTTCTTTCAATCAGTCAGTTTTAGTTAAAGAGGGTCAGGAAGTTAGTGAGGGGGAGATAATTGCGGATGGCCCTGCTACCAGATACGGTGAGCTTGCTCTTGGGAATAATTTGTTGGTTGGCTTTATTCCTTGGAATGGATTTAATTATGAGGACGCTATATTGATCTCTGAGAGAATCGTGAAGGAGGATCTTTATACTTCAGTTCACATTAAAGAGTTTAGTATTGAGGTTAGGGAAACCAAACTTGGTCCTGAGAAAATTACGGCAGATATCCCTAACGTAGGCGCAAAGATATTGAGTAAACTAGACGAGAATGGGATTGTAGTTATAGGAACTTATGTAAAGCCAGGTGATATTTTGGTTGGTAAGGTTACTCCAAAGTCGGAGGGAGATATTACTCCTGAGTTTAAGCTTTTAACGTCCATTTTTGGAGAAAAAGCAAAAGATGTTAAGAATAATTCTTTAAAAGTTCCACATGGAACCGAAGGTACTGTAATTGATGTACATCGGATTACTAAGGATGATGTTGGAAACCTTCCTCCTGGGGTTGATGAAATATTGAAGGTTTATATTGCTAAGAAGCGAAAACTTAAGGAAGGTGATAAAATGGCGGGGAGGCATGGGAATAAGGGAGTAGTTGCAAAAATTCTTCCGGTTGAAGATATGCCGTATCTTTCTGATGGAACACCTCTTGATATATGCTTAAACCCTTTAGGGGTTCCTTCCCGTATGAATATTGGACAGTTGATGGAATCTCAGCTTGGGCTTGCTGGGAAATATCTTGGTGAATATTACGATATTCCTGTTTTTGAATCTGCTACGAACGAGCAAATTCAGGAAAATTTAAAGAGAGCCGGGTTTAATGAGACATCGAAGGAAGTATTATATGATGGATATACTGGAGAGCCATTTGAAAATGAGGTGATGGTTGGGGCTATATACATGCTTAAGCTTCATCACCTTGTTGATGATAAGATGCATGCAAGATCTACAGGGCCTTATTCTCTTGTTTCTCAACAGCCCCTTGGAGGTAAGGCGCAGTTTGGGGGTCAGAGACTTGGGGAGATGGAGGTTTGGGCACTTGAAGCTTATGGGGCTGCACATACTCTGCAAGAATTGTTAACGGTGAAGTCTGATGATATGTCAGGTAGGGTTAAGATTTATGAGAATATTGTTAAGGGTATTCCTACTAATGTATCTGGCATTCCTGAATCTTTTAATGTTTTGATGCAGGAGTTAAGAGGGCTTGGGTTTGATTTGTCAATTTATGATGATAAGGGAGATCAAGTTCCTTTAACGGAGAAGGAAGAGGAATTGATTAATAAAACTTAG
- the rpoC gene encoding DNA-directed RNA polymerase subunit beta', giving the protein MKEIKDFEKIKIKIASPDQIRNWSYGEVKKSETINYRTLRPEKDGLFCERIFGTTKEWECYCGKFKSIRYKGIICDRCNVEVTHFKVRRERMGHIELSAPVAHIWYYKYIPSRIGLLLDVTASNLNSILYYEKYIVIEPGDTDLKKMQLLSEDEYSEARERYGMSFNASMGAEAIKTLLENLDLDELSSKLRVQMIDKDDKTDKKLLRRLEIIENFKISGNKPEWMIMDVLPVIPPEIRPMVQLDGGRFATSDLNDLYRRVINRNNRLRKLLLLNAPEIIVRNEKRMLQESVDSLFDNSHKRKVVKGSSNRPLKSLSDALKGKQGRFRQNLLGKRVDYSGRSVIVVGPELKLHQCGIPSKMALELFKPFVIRRLIESESVFNIKRAKSLIEQEVDEVWQILDDVIKEHPVLLNRAPTLHRLGIQAFEPVLVEGKAIKLHPLVCHAYNADFDGDQMAVHVPLTPAAQAESWALMLSTNNLLNPANGHPIVFPSQDIVLGLYCLTMQKKDVVGEGRKFLNFNQVLLALNNKSLDYNARIYVKVAGEYVETTAGRIVFNEALPDNVEFVNKTLSDYELQVLISEVYVFHGSSVVIEMLDIIKKLGFKYATKFGCTISMSDIIVPEEKRVYVDKASREIAKIQNDYTKGVITGEERYNNVISVWSKTNEELTTKMMEVLKRDRDGFNVIYMMADSGARGSRNQIRQLAGMRGLMAKTSGDIIELPIISNFKEGLSVIEFFISTNGARKGLADTALKTADAGYLTRRLVDIAQDVVVRIEDCGTINGIKVEALKNGEEEVESLREKAVGSYSIERIKHPITGEIVLDVNEEITESRIKLLETIGIDRLVIRSVLTCEAEHGVCQKCYGRDFSNNKPVNIGEAVGIIAAQSIGQPGTQLTMRTFHIGGVAQAGSEDDKISLKNTFILNGIEGFNVKVDDGLLFTRKGTLKIINVIYEEDVSLIGEIKVRDSQKVIKGMPLFVNKEGMDVFSSHIGFIKIMDDRFMVVSEEQEVSLRAGTRLEIKVGDYVKAGSVIGTFDPFAEPIIAEVRGKIKFKDIILGTTLKEEINLETGNIEKRITDQVFESLDPRILIVNDRGVEISSYVLPGDAYLQVEDGQGVNIGDVIAKLSKGSEKTQDITGGLPRVNDLFETRIPKNLTEMAKASGVVHFKAIQKGKRLINVLDEYGVEHKHYIPAGKHLLVRDGDIVKAGDMLCDGRINPHDVLEILGGISLQEFLLEEIQDVYRKQGVSINDKHIGVIIKQMMKKVKIVSVGDTNFVYNQKVDKHTFYEQNKRVIEQGGEPAIASPILIGITKASLNIDSFISAASFQETTRVLTDASIAGRVDDLKGLKENVVIGHLIPTGTGMNLYKRIKIRENVNDGV; this is encoded by the coding sequence ATGAAAGAGATAAAAGATTTTGAAAAAATAAAAATAAAAATAGCTTCTCCTGATCAGATTAGAAATTGGTCTTACGGTGAAGTTAAGAAGTCTGAAACTATTAACTATAGAACTTTAAGGCCTGAAAAAGATGGACTCTTTTGCGAGAGGATTTTTGGAACAACAAAAGAATGGGAATGTTATTGTGGTAAATTCAAATCAATAAGGTATAAGGGTATCATTTGTGATCGTTGTAATGTTGAGGTGACTCATTTTAAAGTTAGGCGTGAAAGGATGGGGCATATTGAGCTTTCAGCTCCTGTTGCTCATATTTGGTACTATAAGTATATTCCTTCTAGGATTGGCCTTTTGCTTGATGTTACGGCTTCTAATTTAAATTCTATCCTTTATTACGAAAAATATATCGTAATTGAGCCAGGTGATACTGACCTTAAGAAGATGCAACTTTTGAGTGAAGATGAGTATTCTGAGGCGAGAGAGAGATATGGGATGTCTTTTAATGCTTCGATGGGGGCTGAGGCGATCAAAACTTTACTTGAAAATCTTGATCTTGATGAGCTTTCATCTAAACTTAGGGTTCAGATGATCGATAAGGATGATAAGACAGATAAGAAGCTTTTAAGACGACTTGAAATTATTGAGAACTTTAAGATTTCCGGAAATAAACCGGAATGGATGATCATGGATGTTCTTCCTGTGATTCCACCTGAAATTAGACCTATGGTTCAGCTTGATGGGGGTAGGTTTGCGACTTCTGATTTAAATGATCTTTATAGGAGGGTTATAAATAGGAATAATCGTTTAAGAAAGCTTTTGTTACTAAATGCACCCGAGATTATCGTTAGGAATGAGAAGAGAATGTTGCAGGAGTCTGTTGATTCTCTTTTTGATAATTCACATAAGAGAAAAGTTGTTAAGGGGTCATCTAATAGGCCACTTAAGTCTTTATCTGATGCGTTGAAGGGCAAACAGGGTAGGTTTAGGCAAAATCTTCTTGGGAAAAGAGTTGATTATTCTGGTCGTTCTGTAATTGTTGTTGGTCCTGAGCTTAAACTTCATCAATGTGGTATTCCCTCAAAGATGGCACTTGAGCTTTTTAAGCCGTTTGTGATTAGAAGGCTAATTGAAAGTGAGTCTGTGTTTAATATAAAGAGGGCAAAAAGTTTAATTGAGCAAGAAGTGGATGAAGTATGGCAAATTTTAGATGATGTTATTAAGGAACATCCTGTGCTTTTAAACAGGGCCCCAACGCTTCATAGGTTAGGAATTCAAGCTTTCGAACCAGTTTTGGTTGAGGGGAAGGCGATAAAGCTTCATCCTCTTGTTTGTCATGCTTATAATGCTGATTTTGATGGTGATCAGATGGCTGTTCATGTTCCTTTGACACCCGCAGCACAAGCAGAGAGTTGGGCTTTAATGTTGTCAACTAACAATTTATTAAACCCTGCAAATGGGCATCCTATTGTATTTCCATCTCAGGACATTGTTTTGGGTCTTTATTGCTTAACCATGCAGAAGAAGGATGTGGTTGGAGAAGGCCGTAAGTTTTTGAATTTTAATCAGGTGCTGCTTGCGCTTAATAATAAAAGTTTGGATTACAATGCACGAATTTATGTAAAGGTTGCTGGTGAATATGTAGAGACTACAGCGGGTCGTATTGTATTTAATGAAGCTTTGCCAGACAATGTTGAGTTTGTAAATAAAACACTTAGCGATTATGAACTGCAAGTTTTAATTTCTGAAGTTTATGTTTTTCATGGTTCTTCTGTTGTAATTGAGATGTTAGATATCATTAAGAAACTTGGGTTTAAATACGCCACCAAATTTGGGTGCACCATAAGTATGAGCGATATTATTGTACCGGAAGAAAAGAGAGTATATGTGGATAAAGCTAGTAGAGAGATTGCAAAAATACAAAATGATTATACTAAGGGTGTTATTACGGGAGAAGAGAGATACAACAATGTTATTTCCGTTTGGTCGAAAACGAATGAAGAGCTTACTACTAAGATGATGGAGGTTCTTAAGAGGGATAGGGATGGTTTTAATGTTATTTATATGATGGCTGACTCTGGAGCTCGTGGAAGCAGGAACCAGATAAGACAACTAGCAGGGATGAGGGGATTGATGGCTAAGACTTCTGGGGATATTATTGAGCTTCCGATTATTTCTAATTTTAAGGAAGGGTTGTCTGTAATAGAGTTTTTCATCTCTACAAACGGAGCAAGGAAGGGGCTTGCGGATACTGCTTTAAAGACGGCGGATGCTGGGTATTTGACTAGGAGATTGGTGGATATTGCTCAGGATGTTGTTGTTAGAATAGAGGATTGTGGGACTATTAATGGTATAAAGGTTGAGGCCTTGAAAAATGGGGAAGAGGAGGTTGAGTCTTTAAGAGAGAAAGCTGTGGGGAGTTATTCAATTGAGCGGATAAAGCATCCTATCACGGGCGAGATCGTTTTAGATGTAAACGAGGAGATTACAGAGTCTAGGATAAAATTGTTGGAAACTATTGGTATTGATAGGCTTGTAATTAGGTCTGTTTTAACTTGTGAGGCAGAACATGGGGTTTGTCAGAAATGTTATGGACGAGATTTTTCAAATAATAAGCCTGTTAATATTGGAGAGGCTGTTGGAATAATTGCAGCTCAGTCAATAGGGCAGCCGGGTACACAGCTTACTATGAGAACTTTTCACATTGGGGGAGTTGCACAAGCTGGGAGTGAGGATGATAAGATTTCGCTTAAGAACACTTTTATTCTTAATGGGATAGAAGGGTTTAATGTTAAAGTTGATGATGGTTTGCTTTTTACAAGAAAAGGGACTTTAAAGATAATAAATGTTATTTATGAAGAAGATGTTAGCCTTATTGGGGAAATTAAGGTTAGGGATTCTCAGAAAGTGATTAAGGGTATGCCTTTGTTTGTAAATAAGGAAGGTATGGATGTATTTTCGTCTCACATTGGGTTTATTAAGATTATGGATGATAGGTTTATGGTTGTCTCTGAAGAGCAAGAAGTTTCTTTAAGGGCAGGTACTAGACTTGAGATTAAGGTTGGTGATTATGTTAAAGCTGGAAGTGTTATTGGAACATTTGATCCGTTTGCAGAGCCTATTATTGCTGAGGTTAGGGGGAAAATTAAGTTTAAGGATATTATTTTAGGTACAACCCTTAAAGAGGAGATAAATCTTGAAACAGGGAATATTGAGAAGAGAATTACAGATCAGGTTTTTGAGTCTCTTGATCCTAGGATTTTAATTGTTAATGATAGAGGTGTTGAGATATCGTCTTATGTTCTTCCTGGAGATGCTTATCTTCAAGTTGAGGATGGGCAGGGTGTTAATATTGGGGATGTTATTGCTAAGCTTTCTAAGGGGTCTGAAAAAACTCAAGATATTACGGGAGGGCTTCCTAGGGTTAATGATTTGTTTGAGACAAGGATTCCTAAAAATTTGACAGAGATGGCTAAGGCGAGTGGAGTTGTTCATTTTAAGGCAATTCAGAAGGGTAAGAGACTTATTAATGTTTTGGATGAGTATGGGGTTGAACATAAGCATTATATTCCTGCTGGAAAGCATCTTTTGGTCAGGGACGGGGACATTGTTAAGGCTGGGGATATGCTTTGTGATGGAAGAATTAATCCGCACGATGTGCTTGAAATTCTTGGCGGAATTAGCTTGCAGGAGTTTTTGTTAGAAGAAATTCAGGATGTTTATCGGAAGCAGGGTGTAAGCATTAATGATAAGCATATTGGGGTTATTATTAAGCAGATGATGAAAAAGGTTAAGATTGTGTCTGTGGGCGATACCAATTTTGTTTATAATCAAAAAGTTGATAAACATACTTTTTACGAGCAGAACAAGAGGGTCATCGAGCAGGGAGGCGAGCCTGCTATTGCGAGTCCAATTCTTATCGGAATAACGAAGGCGTCTCTTAATATAGATTCATTTATATCAGCTGCTTCTTTCCAGGAAACTACTAGGGTTTTAACGGATGCTTCGATTGCGGGTAGAGTTGATGACCTTAAGGGCTTGAAAGAGAATGTTGTAATTGGGCATTTAATTCCTACAGGAACGGGTATGAATTTGTATAAAAGAATTAAAATAAGAGAAAATGTAAACGATGGGGTTTAG
- the rplL gene encoding 50S ribosomal protein L7/L12 yields MSLSKEDILKWLEGAKTVEVVDLIAAIEEKFGVTAAAVAVAAGPGVAGGGVEEQTEFDVVLVSFGDSKINIIKEVRAITGLGLGEAKTLVEAAPKAIKEGVSKVDAEEIKKKLESVGAKVEIK; encoded by the coding sequence ATGTCACTAAGTAAGGAAGATATTCTAAAATGGCTTGAGGGAGCTAAAACGGTTGAGGTCGTTGACCTTATAGCAGCTATCGAGGAAAAGTTTGGAGTTACGGCGGCTGCTGTTGCTGTTGCTGCTGGTCCTGGTGTTGCTGGCGGTGGTGTTGAGGAACAAACAGAATTTGATGTGGTTCTTGTGTCTTTTGGGGATAGTAAGATTAATATAATTAAGGAAGTAAGAGCTATTACCGGCCTTGGGCTTGGGGAGGCTAAAACTTTGGTTGAGGCTGCTCCCAAGGCGATTAAGGAAGGTGTTTCGAAGGTGGATGCTGAGGAGATAAAGAAAAAGTTAGAATCAGTTGGTGCAAAAGTTGAAATTAAATAA
- the rplK gene encoding 50S ribosomal protein L11, with protein MSKKKREVAWVKLQVPAAQAAPGAKIGQALGPHGVSGPQFVKEFNERTAKMEPGIVVPVIITIYSDKSFSFVVKTPPASVLIKKAVGIEVGSKKSNTDRVGTISREKVSEIARVKMPDLNAKTEVAAFKIIAGSARSMGVEVEK; from the coding sequence GTGTCTAAGAAAAAGAGAGAAGTTGCTTGGGTGAAGTTGCAGGTTCCTGCTGCTCAGGCTGCTCCGGGGGCTAAAATAGGGCAAGCCCTTGGGCCTCATGGCGTGAGTGGTCCTCAGTTTGTTAAGGAGTTCAATGAAAGGACAGCTAAAATGGAGCCGGGTATTGTTGTTCCTGTTATTATTACCATTTATAGCGATAAAAGTTTTTCGTTCGTTGTAAAAACTCCTCCTGCTTCTGTTTTGATTAAGAAGGCTGTTGGAATTGAAGTTGGGTCTAAGAAATCAAATACGGACAGAGTTGGGACCATATCTAGGGAGAAGGTGTCAGAAATTGCTAGAGTTAAAATGCCTGATTTGAATGCAAAGACAGAAGTAGCAGCGTTTAAAATTATTGCGGGGAGTGCTCGTTCAATGGGCGTTGAGGTGGAGAAATAA